A single genomic interval of Candidatus Hydrogenedentota bacterium harbors:
- a CDS encoding RtcB family protein, which yields MKRRELINLGIVHRDALDAATEALASAAGAGMRKRELREKVRAVVARPADHFEDPHFAALAKALCKEPPVHFAPQRTSGPAPYRTWGTNLDRESIEQMDNACSLPVSVVGALMPDAHVGYGLPIGGVLATDNAVIPYAVGVDIACRMKMTVLDLPPHALTGQTDRLKNALERETQFGVGATFKNPRKHDVMDEDWSVSPVTARMKDKAWAQLGTSGSGNHFVEYGTLDVMTDELTIPRGAYLALLSHSGSRGTGAQVADHYSKLAAKLHPELPKNLVHLAWLSMDSEPGQEYWNAMQLMGRYAAANHACIHKHVAKALGVRTLLDIENHHNFAWIERHQGRDVVVHRKGATPAGEGVLGIIPGSMATPGYLVRGKGHPESLHSASHGAGRRMSRKKAKETLTWSDTKKYLDERGVTVLSAGIDEAPMAYKDIEQVMAAQEDLVEILARFTPKLVKMAPAGERPED from the coding sequence ATGAAACGGCGTGAACTGATCAATCTCGGAATCGTACATCGCGACGCGTTGGACGCAGCGACGGAGGCACTCGCATCCGCCGCAGGCGCAGGCATGCGCAAACGTGAACTGCGCGAGAAGGTGCGCGCCGTAGTCGCGCGTCCCGCCGATCATTTCGAAGACCCGCATTTTGCAGCGCTTGCGAAAGCGCTGTGCAAAGAGCCGCCCGTGCATTTCGCGCCCCAGCGCACGTCTGGACCTGCGCCCTACCGCACGTGGGGCACGAACCTCGACCGTGAGTCCATTGAGCAAATGGACAATGCCTGTTCACTGCCCGTCTCTGTCGTCGGCGCGTTGATGCCCGACGCGCACGTCGGTTACGGCTTGCCCATCGGCGGCGTGCTCGCGACGGACAACGCCGTGATCCCGTATGCCGTCGGGGTCGATATCGCCTGCCGCATGAAGATGACCGTTCTCGATCTACCTCCTCATGCGTTGACCGGCCAGACCGATCGCCTGAAGAACGCCCTTGAGCGCGAGACGCAGTTTGGCGTCGGCGCAACGTTCAAGAATCCGCGCAAGCACGATGTGATGGACGAAGACTGGTCGGTATCGCCCGTGACCGCCCGTATGAAAGACAAAGCGTGGGCGCAATTGGGCACGAGCGGCAGCGGCAACCATTTCGTCGAATACGGAACACTCGACGTGATGACCGACGAGCTGACGATTCCGCGCGGCGCCTACTTGGCCCTCTTGAGCCATAGCGGCAGCCGTGGCACGGGCGCGCAAGTCGCGGACCACTACAGCAAACTGGCGGCGAAGCTGCACCCGGAGCTTCCCAAGAATCTCGTGCACCTGGCGTGGCTTTCCATGGATTCCGAGCCGGGCCAGGAGTATTGGAACGCCATGCAGTTAATGGGCCGCTATGCCGCCGCAAACCATGCGTGCATCCACAAGCACGTGGCGAAAGCGCTCGGCGTGCGCACACTGCTCGATATCGAAAACCACCACAACTTCGCGTGGATTGAGCGACACCAAGGCCGCGACGTGGTCGTGCACCGCAAAGGCGCAACACCCGCCGGCGAGGGTGTATTGGGGATTATCCCCGGCTCGATGGCAACGCCTGGTTACCTCGTGCGCGGGAAGGGGCACCCCGAATCGCTGCATTCGGCCTCACACGGGGCCGGACGCCGCATGAGCCGCAAGAAAGCCAAAGAGACGCTCACCTGGAGCGACACGAAGAAATACCTTGACGAGCGCGGAGTGACCGTACTCTCCGCGGGCATCGACGAAGCCCCCATGGCCTACAAAGACATTGAGCAGGTCATGGCCGCCCAAGAAGACCTCGTCGAAATCCTCGCGCGATTCACGCCCAAGCTCGTGAAGATGGCCCCCGCCGGCGAACGTCCTGAAGACTGA